From Xiphophorus couchianus chromosome 23, X_couchianus-1.0, whole genome shotgun sequence, one genomic window encodes:
- the LOC114139230 gene encoding charged multivesicular body protein 1b-like isoform X2, whose product MPNMEKHLFNLKIAAKELQHNSKKCDKEEKAEKAKAKKAIQKGNTEAARIHAENAIRQKHQSINLLRTSARVDAVASRVQTAVTMNQVTKSMSAVFKSMDATLKSMNLEKISALMNQFERHFETLDVQTVLMEDTMGSTSMLTTPQNEVDTLLREMADEAGLDLSVALPPGQTSPVASTVASAEQVTQLFPPQFFRPLNFPRIRLATALWIISLTYCGLPSTCMKGNTFNYFFFYHFLSGVSRCTEFL is encoded by the exons ATGCCGAACATGGAGA AGCACTTGTTTAACCTCAAGATTGCTGCCAAGGAGCTGCAGCACAACTCTAAGAAATGTGACAAAGAGGAGAAGGCAGAAAAGGCGAAAGCAAAGAAG GCTATCCAGAAGGGTAACACGGAGGCAGCTAGGATCCATGCAGAGAACGCCATCCGTCAGAAGCACCAGTCCATTAACTTACTGAGGACGAGTGCCCGTGTGGACGCTGTGGCCTCTAGGGTCCAGACTGCAGTCACTATGAACcag GTCACTAAATCCATGTCAGCAGTTTTTAAATCGATGGACGCGACGCTGAAAAGCATGAATTTGGAAAAG ATCTCGGCCCTGATGAACCAGTTCGAGAGGCACTTTGAGACGTTGGACGTGCAGACGGTGCTCATGGAAGACACCATGGGCAGCACGTCCATGCTCACCACGCCTCAG AACGAAGTGGACACGCTTCTGCGAGAGATGGCTGACGAAGCGGG GTTGGATCTCAGCGTGGCGCTTCCTCCTGGACAGACCTCCCCCGTGGCTTCCACTGTGGCTTCAGCCGAGCAGGTAACGCAACTTTTCCCACCACAGTTCTTCcgtccactcaactttccacgAATACGCTTGGCTACAGCTCTATGGATAATCAGCTTGACCTATTGTGGCTTACCTTCCACATGCATGAAGGGGAACACgtttaattatttcttcttctaccACTTTTTATCGGGAGTTTCGCGCTGCACAGAGTTTTTGTAG
- the LOC114139230 gene encoding charged multivesicular body protein 1b-like isoform X3 — MSPNSSQKATHTMPNMEKHLFNLKIAAKELQHNSKKCDKEEKAEKAKAKKAIQKGNTEAARIHAENAIRQKHQSINLLRTSARVDAVASRVQTAVTMNQISALMNQFERHFETLDVQTVLMEDTMGSTSMLTTPQNEVDTLLREMADEAGLDLSVALPPGQTSPVASTVASAEQVTQLFPPQFFRPLNFPRIRLATALWIISLTYCGLPSTCMKGNTFNYFFFYHFLSGVSRCTEFL, encoded by the exons ATGT CACCTAACTCGTCCCAGAAAGCCACCCACACCATGCCGAACATGGAGA AGCACTTGTTTAACCTCAAGATTGCTGCCAAGGAGCTGCAGCACAACTCTAAGAAATGTGACAAAGAGGAGAAGGCAGAAAAGGCGAAAGCAAAGAAG GCTATCCAGAAGGGTAACACGGAGGCAGCTAGGATCCATGCAGAGAACGCCATCCGTCAGAAGCACCAGTCCATTAACTTACTGAGGACGAGTGCCCGTGTGGACGCTGTGGCCTCTAGGGTCCAGACTGCAGTCACTATGAACcag ATCTCGGCCCTGATGAACCAGTTCGAGAGGCACTTTGAGACGTTGGACGTGCAGACGGTGCTCATGGAAGACACCATGGGCAGCACGTCCATGCTCACCACGCCTCAG AACGAAGTGGACACGCTTCTGCGAGAGATGGCTGACGAAGCGGG GTTGGATCTCAGCGTGGCGCTTCCTCCTGGACAGACCTCCCCCGTGGCTTCCACTGTGGCTTCAGCCGAGCAGGTAACGCAACTTTTCCCACCACAGTTCTTCcgtccactcaactttccacgAATACGCTTGGCTACAGCTCTATGGATAATCAGCTTGACCTATTGTGGCTTACCTTCCACATGCATGAAGGGGAACACgtttaattatttcttcttctaccACTTTTTATCGGGAGTTTCGCGCTGCACAGAGTTTTTGTAG
- the LOC114139230 gene encoding charged multivesicular body protein 1b-1-like isoform X4, whose protein sequence is MTCFLPGSSCVYLRLSSHELWACEVTKSMSAVFKSMDATLKSMNLEKISALMNQFERHFETLDVQTVLMEDTMGSTSMLTTPQNEVDTLLREMADEAGLDLSVALPPGQTSPVASTVASAEQVTQLFPPQFFRPLNFPRIRLATALWIISLTYCGLPSTCMKGNTFNYFFFYHFLSGVSRCTEFL, encoded by the exons AtgacatgttttcttccaggatctTCCTGTGTTTACCTCCGTCTCTCTTCCCATGAACTCTGGGCATGTGAG GTCACTAAATCCATGTCAGCAGTTTTTAAATCGATGGACGCGACGCTGAAAAGCATGAATTTGGAAAAG ATCTCGGCCCTGATGAACCAGTTCGAGAGGCACTTTGAGACGTTGGACGTGCAGACGGTGCTCATGGAAGACACCATGGGCAGCACGTCCATGCTCACCACGCCTCAG AACGAAGTGGACACGCTTCTGCGAGAGATGGCTGACGAAGCGGG GTTGGATCTCAGCGTGGCGCTTCCTCCTGGACAGACCTCCCCCGTGGCTTCCACTGTGGCTTCAGCCGAGCAGGTAACGCAACTTTTCCCACCACAGTTCTTCcgtccactcaactttccacgAATACGCTTGGCTACAGCTCTATGGATAATCAGCTTGACCTATTGTGGCTTACCTTCCACATGCATGAAGGGGAACACgtttaattatttcttcttctaccACTTTTTATCGGGAGTTTCGCGCTGCACAGAGTTTTTGTAG
- the LOC114139230 gene encoding charged multivesicular body protein 1b-like isoform X1, with protein MSPNSSQKATHTMPNMEKHLFNLKIAAKELQHNSKKCDKEEKAEKAKAKKAIQKGNTEAARIHAENAIRQKHQSINLLRTSARVDAVASRVQTAVTMNQVTKSMSAVFKSMDATLKSMNLEKISALMNQFERHFETLDVQTVLMEDTMGSTSMLTTPQNEVDTLLREMADEAGLDLSVALPPGQTSPVASTVASAEQVTQLFPPQFFRPLNFPRIRLATALWIISLTYCGLPSTCMKGNTFNYFFFYHFLSGVSRCTEFL; from the exons ATGT CACCTAACTCGTCCCAGAAAGCCACCCACACCATGCCGAACATGGAGA AGCACTTGTTTAACCTCAAGATTGCTGCCAAGGAGCTGCAGCACAACTCTAAGAAATGTGACAAAGAGGAGAAGGCAGAAAAGGCGAAAGCAAAGAAG GCTATCCAGAAGGGTAACACGGAGGCAGCTAGGATCCATGCAGAGAACGCCATCCGTCAGAAGCACCAGTCCATTAACTTACTGAGGACGAGTGCCCGTGTGGACGCTGTGGCCTCTAGGGTCCAGACTGCAGTCACTATGAACcag GTCACTAAATCCATGTCAGCAGTTTTTAAATCGATGGACGCGACGCTGAAAAGCATGAATTTGGAAAAG ATCTCGGCCCTGATGAACCAGTTCGAGAGGCACTTTGAGACGTTGGACGTGCAGACGGTGCTCATGGAAGACACCATGGGCAGCACGTCCATGCTCACCACGCCTCAG AACGAAGTGGACACGCTTCTGCGAGAGATGGCTGACGAAGCGGG GTTGGATCTCAGCGTGGCGCTTCCTCCTGGACAGACCTCCCCCGTGGCTTCCACTGTGGCTTCAGCCGAGCAGGTAACGCAACTTTTCCCACCACAGTTCTTCcgtccactcaactttccacgAATACGCTTGGCTACAGCTCTATGGATAATCAGCTTGACCTATTGTGGCTTACCTTCCACATGCATGAAGGGGAACACgtttaattatttcttcttctaccACTTTTTATCGGGAGTTTCGCGCTGCACAGAGTTTTTGTAG